From the genome of Dickeya aquatica, one region includes:
- a CDS encoding C40 family peptidase translates to MRLFITLFLLFFSNLFFNLAQATPHSNAVLPRKSGVATANKAVDDAKKNKTAKSAKKSASATPAKPAQKHTTASANTASHTTATSHTKAATGKAAVASTAARSHTASNSKKDKKEEKGSVAKSSQPAGKNAKKTLTEQAKNAHTQPTKVAHASAKHPNSEPHSGSGHTTAKNQKGKSATTHTATLAANAHHGKNKNDKMSKSGIAMNPAHQKRYQHAKQTAMNKLMSQIGKPYHWGGRHPISGFDCSGLVYYAYKDVVKISIPRTANEMFHLRDAAPIKKSELESGDLVFFRITNRGAADHVGVYLGNGRFIQSPRTGSDIKISKLSEDYWQDHYVGARRVVTPKTMR, encoded by the coding sequence ATGCGGTTATTTATTACGCTTTTTTTATTATTTTTCAGTAATCTGTTTTTTAATCTGGCACAGGCTACGCCTCACAGTAACGCTGTTTTACCACGCAAAAGCGGTGTGGCGACGGCGAATAAAGCCGTGGATGATGCTAAAAAAAATAAGACGGCGAAAAGTGCTAAAAAAAGCGCCAGTGCCACACCGGCCAAACCAGCACAAAAACACACAACAGCATCGGCTAACACCGCCAGCCACACGACTGCCACCTCACACACCAAAGCAGCCACAGGCAAAGCAGCTGTAGCTTCGACAGCCGCACGCAGTCACACGGCCAGCAACAGTAAAAAAGATAAAAAAGAAGAGAAAGGTTCTGTTGCTAAATCATCACAACCTGCGGGCAAAAACGCTAAGAAAACCCTCACTGAACAGGCAAAAAATGCGCACACGCAGCCGACAAAAGTCGCTCACGCCAGTGCCAAACACCCGAACAGCGAGCCACACTCTGGCTCCGGGCATACCACGGCAAAAAACCAAAAAGGCAAATCTGCCACTACGCATACAGCGACACTAGCCGCCAATGCCCATCATGGTAAGAATAAAAACGATAAGATGAGCAAGTCAGGCATAGCCATGAACCCGGCACACCAAAAGCGCTATCAGCACGCCAAGCAAACGGCAATGAATAAGCTCATGAGCCAGATTGGCAAACCTTATCACTGGGGGGGACGACACCCTATTTCTGGTTTTGATTGCAGCGGGCTGGTGTATTACGCCTACAAAGACGTGGTGAAAATTTCCATTCCACGAACGGCCAACGAAATGTTCCATTTACGCGATGCCGCCCCCATCAAGAAGAGCGAACTCGAAAGCGGCGATTTGGTGTTCTTTCGGATAACAAATCGTGGTGCAGCAGATCACGTTGGCGTTTATCTTGGTAATGGCCGCTTTATTCAATCGCCCCGAACTGGCTCTGACATAAAAATCAGCAAGTTAAGTGAAGATTATTGGCAGGATCACTACGTAGGCGCTCGCCGTGTGGTTACGCCAAAAACCATGCGCTAA